The Pseudomonadota bacterium genome contains the following window.
GTTGTCGGGCCAACCGGTTCAGGGAAAACCACTACCATTTATAGCCTCCTCTCCCAGATAGATTGCCAAAAAAGAAGCCTTATCTCAGTTGAAGATCCTGTTGAATACCGTATAACTTTTGCCAACCAGCAACAGGTGGATGATAAAAAAGGGGTGACTTTTGAAGCAATTCTTAAATCCTCAGTAAGACAGGACCCTGATATTCTGTTTATCGGTGAGGTAAGGGATTCCTATTCGGCAAGCATTGCCGTTGATTTTGCAAGCACAGGACACCTTGCGATTACAACCTTGCATACATCGAACGCCACTACTGCAATATTCCGTCTTGAAAGGCTTGGAATTAGTAGAGGTCAGATGGCAGACTCAATCCTTGGTATTGTTGCCCAGCGATTATTGAAAAAGCTCTGTCCCTATTGCAAAGAGATAGTGCCCATCTCTGATGAAGAGGCAGATATGCTTGCACCATTCACAGATCAACTGCCTGTTGAGGTTGCCCACCCTGTAGGCTGTCCGAAATGCAGTGAAACCGGTTATGCCGGACGCGAAGGGGTCTATGAAATCATACCCTTCGAACCTGAAACAATAGAAATGGTACGGGCCAATAAATCTATTGTCGAGATACGAGAATATGTAGCTAAAACCGGCGTTAAACTTATCAGCCACCATGCAGTGGAAAAGGTCAAGGAGTTTCTCTTTTCACCACAGGCTGTATACGAAAAAATACTTGTGGAAGAACAACTTTTACAAACGCAACAAAGTACACAGATGGCCGATAAAATCCCTGACATACCTGTGATTGAACAAATATCCGTTCTGGTTAAAACAGACAGCGAAAAGATATCAATGCTGGTCGTTGAAGATGATATGGATACCCAAAGACTGATAACCCGTTACCTTCAGGGTGAGGGTTATGATGTAAGGGTTGCCAATGACGGCATTGATGCCTTAATGCAGTTGGCGCAAAAGAATTTCAATCTTATCCTCTCGGACATTCAGATGCCCAATTTAGACGGATTTAAGTTCATGGAACTGAAACAACAAAAGGGCATAGAAACTCCCTTGATTTTCATTACTTCACAAGATAGCGATGAAGACGAGATCAAAGGTTTTAAACTCGGCGCAACAGACTTTATCAAAAAACCGGTAAAGAAGGATGTCCTGTTATTAAGAATTAAAAAGGCTCTCAAAGGCATCTGAACTTTCGGTGCATACAAAAAAGAAGAAATGTTCGGAGGCAGTATCTATGGAAGATATGTATAATACAAAAAAACAACTTATTGATGAGCTTCAACGATTGCGTCAACGGAATATTGAACTGGAAAAGCTGGAGATCGAGCACAAACAACTGGAAGACCTTGTTATTCGTGCCAAACAGGAATGGGAATATACATTCGATTCCGTGCCCGATCTGATTGCACTCATTGACGGTCAACACCGTATTATGCGGGTAAATAAAGCAATGGCAGATAAGTTGGATCTTTCACCAAAGGAAATGGTCGGGATGCCATGCTATAAATCGGTTCATGATATGGAAACCCCGCCTGTTTTCTGCCCCCATACCCTCTTATTGGAGGATGGACAAATCCATAACGCAGAACTTCAAGTAGAGGCTTTCGGAGGTTTTTTCTCAGTAACTGTCTCTCCGCTATATGATGAAAAAGGTAATCTGATTGCCTCTGTTCATGTTGCCCGCGACATCACCGAACTTAAGATGGCAGAGGATGCGCTTAAAGACAGCGAGAACTACTTAAAATCCATATTAAACTCTGTGCAAACAGGGGTCATGCTCATCGATGTCGATGAACATAAGATCGTTTACGCAAATCCTGCGGCTATCACAATGATTGGAACCAATGAAAAAAACGTCATCGGCAAGACATGTCACACCTTCATATGCCCGGCAGAAAAAGGGAAATGTCCGATTTCCGACCTCAAACAGACTGTCGATAATTCAGATAGAATTCTCATAAATGCTAATAGCGAGAGAATACCAATTATTAAAACAGTTGTTCCCATAAAAATAAGCGGTCATGCATACTACCTGGAGAGTTTTGTCGACATTACCGAACGTAAGGGAGCAGAAGAAAGAATTCAGGAACAAGTGCATTTCTTGCAGGTGTTAATTGATTCAATTCCCGCACCGGTATTCTACAAGGACTTACACGGTTTATACGTGGGCTGCAATCGAGGTTTCGAGTCTCATCTTGGTCTGCTTAAAGAACAAATTATCGGCAAATCTGTTTATGACGTAATGACAAAGGAAGTGGCTGAACAGATTGATAAAATGGACATGGCCCTTTATAGGGAGCCGGGGATACAACGGTATGAAACAACTGTTGCTCATCCCGACGGTTCAAACCATGACGTAGTATTCAGTAAAGCTACCTATATAGACAGGAAAGGAAGCATTACCGGACTGGTCGGGGTAATCCTTGACATTACTGATCTTAAAAAAACTGAGATTGCTTTGCGGAAAGCAAAGGAAGAAGCAGAAGTTGCAAACCGTGCAAAAAGTGAATTTCTTGCAAGCATGAGCCATGAAATCAGAACTCCAATGAATGCCATAATAGGCATGGCTGAACTTCTCATGGATACGCCACTCACCTCTGAGCAGGAAAAGTATGTCCAGGTTTCCCGGGGCGCAGGGGAAAACCTTCTTGGACTCATAAATGATATCCTCGATCTTTCTAAAGTGGAGGCCGGCCAAATAAACCTGGAACATATAAGCTTTGATCTCATGGATGTCATTGAAAGGACCTACGATATTCTGGCGCTCCGGGCTAATGAAAAAGCCCTGGAGCTGACCTGCCATGTATCCCCGGATATTCCCGCTTACTTGATTGGAGATCCGACACGATTGCGACAGGTTCTGGTTAATTTAATCGGAAACGCAATAAAATTTACAGAAAAAGGTGAAGTTGTTGTCGAAGTAAGCAAACAAGGTTCAGAAAAAGAGGTTCAAGGTCTTTCAGATTCTAAATCCAAAATTCTAAATTCTAAATCAGAAATAGTTACCCTTCTGTTTTCTGTTCGCGATACGGGTATCGGCATTCCGGATGAAAAAATTAATATGATCTTTGAAAAATTTACTCAGGCAGATGCTTCAACTACAAGGAGATATGGCGGAACAGGCCTTGGATTGACCATTTCAAAAAGGATTATCCATCTCATGGAAGGTGAAATCCGGGCTGAAAGCAAAGTCAATGTTGGAACCACTATGTTCTTCACAGCATGTTTTAATATTCAGGAGGGCTTGAAAGAAGAGAAGACCTTGCCTTATAATGTGAATTTAAAAGATGTTAAAGTTCTCGTCATTGATGATAACGCTACAAACAGAATGATTTTGAGAGAGATGCTAAGCAGCTTCGGCGCTCAGGTAACAGAGGCGGAAAACGGCAAGACCGGTCTTGAAATACTGGAGCACAGCGTTGTTGGAAAAGAATTGATAGGGCTTGTTTTTCTTGATTATCATATGCCTGATATGGATGGTTTTGAAGTAGCAGAACGTATTAAAAAAAATGAACAGCTCAAACATGTCTCTGTAATTATTCTTACTTCAGGATTTTCTAAGAGCGATAAGGAAATGGCCCATCAGTTTAACATCACGTCAATACTATTTAAGCCGATCAAACGTGCTGAACTAAGAGAGGCAATCAATATTGCAATGCATTATATCCCTCATAAAGATGATGGAGCTCAAGCCCACGTTGTTCAACCATCTCCCGGTGAAAAAGAGGTTTTACATGTACTGATTGTTGATGATAATGAGGATAACCGATTGCTCTTCTGGTCATACTTTAAAAATACGCTTCATAAAACAGATTTGGCAGAAAACGGCCTGGTGGCTTTAAAAAAATTTACAGAAGGTCAGGGAAAATATGATCTGGTTCTGATGGACATGCAAATGCCGATAATGGACGGTTACACAGCTACTTCACAAATAAGGGCATGGGAAAAGAAAAACGGGCTTGAACCAACGCCGATCATTGCCCTTACAGCATATGCCATGAAAGAAGATATTCAGAAAAGTCTTGGGGTCGGATGCAACGGTCATATAACAAAACCGGTAAAAAAGACACAGTTTCTTGAAGCTGTTGCCGCTTATGCTAAGAGAAAATAAATCTGAATTTATACATTAAGGAGAGATATGATTGACAGAGAAAAAGGTTGGCAAGACAAAGCAACAAATCTACAAAAGGACATGTCATATTTATTGACCCATGATTCCATTACAGGGCTTCCGAATCGGGCACTTTTTTATGACCGCCTCGACATGGCTATCATTCAAGCACAGCGCAATAAGGAAAGGTTTGCTGTTATGATAGTTGATCTTGATGATTTTAAAAAGATTATTCATACCAACGGCCATCTCGTTGGCGAAAGCCTGTTGAAAGAGACAGGCGTACGACTCACAAAATGCATCAGAAAAGTGGACACCGTGGCTTATCTCGGAGGAGATGAGTTTGCAATAATCCTGCCGGCAGTTATGCGAAAAGACAACACCATCAAGGTTGCAAGAAGCATAATTAAATCCTTTCAGTACCCCTTCGATATTAATGAAAGCTTATTTTACCTCACCGGAAGCATCGGCATCTCCATTTTTCCGGAGCATGGAAACCTGGCAGAGGAGTTGTTGAAGAACGCAGATATTGCATTGTATTATGCCAAAGACAAAGGGAAGAATAATTTTCAATTCTATTCGTACGCATTGAAGGCGCTTTAGATGCCATCACAATTCCTCAAAGGTCAAATGGATTATATCTTCTTCTTCTACGGATTGGCACTTCTTATACTTGCCGCAACATGTCTTAGTTTATACAAAAGAGAGAGGTCTGATCTTCCCTGGATGTTTTTAGGGCTTTTCGGTTTAATACAAGGTCTTAACGAATGGCTTGAGCTTTTATCCATCAGTCTGTGGGACACGCCAGGCATTACTGTTTTACGACTTTTCCTGCTAATCCTCTCATTTATCTTTCTTATAGAATTCGGGCGGGCAGGGAGTATTGCTCTGACAGGAAAGGGTCCTGGGCGCTGGATTTATCTGCCGCTTCTATGCTTAGTCCTTTTAGGCGGCTTTTCGGGCATAAATGGCTTAGATACTTCTGCCAGATACGCCCTGGGGCTAACAGGCGGTTCATGGACAGCCTTCGTTTTTTACCGTGAATCCCTGATTAAAAAAGCCGGCGGAAAAATAATGGTTATTGCGGCTTTAGCAATGGTTTTGTATGCTGTTGCATCAGGCATCATCGTTCCTCAGATAGATTTCTTCCCCGCATCCTTTATAAACAATGAAACTTTTTTTAAGGCTTCGGGCTTTCCCGTTCAATTGCTCCGGGGGGGGCTCGCAATTATCATTGCCGTTGCTATCTGGATATATCTTAACACCTTCAGACAGACAAAACGCATGGAATATGGCGTAACGTCACATGACTATTATTCTATTATTATGGTTGTTTTC
Protein-coding sequences here:
- a CDS encoding response regulator: MEDMYNTKKQLIDELQRLRQRNIELEKLEIEHKQLEDLVIRAKQEWEYTFDSVPDLIALIDGQHRIMRVNKAMADKLDLSPKEMVGMPCYKSVHDMETPPVFCPHTLLLEDGQIHNAELQVEAFGGFFSVTVSPLYDEKGNLIASVHVARDITELKMAEDALKDSENYLKSILNSVQTGVMLIDVDEHKIVYANPAAITMIGTNEKNVIGKTCHTFICPAEKGKCPISDLKQTVDNSDRILINANSERIPIIKTVVPIKISGHAYYLESFVDITERKGAEERIQEQVHFLQVLIDSIPAPVFYKDLHGLYVGCNRGFESHLGLLKEQIIGKSVYDVMTKEVAEQIDKMDMALYREPGIQRYETTVAHPDGSNHDVVFSKATYIDRKGSITGLVGVILDITDLKKTEIALRKAKEEAEVANRAKSEFLASMSHEIRTPMNAIIGMAELLMDTPLTSEQEKYVQVSRGAGENLLGLINDILDLSKVEAGQINLEHISFDLMDVIERTYDILALRANEKALELTCHVSPDIPAYLIGDPTRLRQVLVNLIGNAIKFTEKGEVVVEVSKQGSEKEVQGLSDSKSKILNSKSEIVTLLFSVRDTGIGIPDEKINMIFEKFTQADASTTRRYGGTGLGLTISKRIIHLMEGEIRAESKVNVGTTMFFTACFNIQEGLKEEKTLPYNVNLKDVKVLVIDDNATNRMILREMLSSFGAQVTEAENGKTGLEILEHSVVGKELIGLVFLDYHMPDMDGFEVAERIKKNEQLKHVSVIILTSGFSKSDKEMAHQFNITSILFKPIKRAELREAINIAMHYIPHKDDGAQAHVVQPSPGEKEVLHVLIVDDNEDNRLLFWSYFKNTLHKTDLAENGLVALKKFTEGQGKYDLVLMDMQMPIMDGYTATSQIRAWEKKNGLEPTPIIALTAYAMKEDIQKSLGVGCNGHITKPVKKTQFLEAVAAYAKRK
- a CDS encoding GGDEF domain-containing protein — protein: MIDREKGWQDKATNLQKDMSYLLTHDSITGLPNRALFYDRLDMAIIQAQRNKERFAVMIVDLDDFKKIIHTNGHLVGESLLKETGVRLTKCIRKVDTVAYLGGDEFAIILPAVMRKDNTIKVARSIIKSFQYPFDINESLFYLTGSIGISIFPEHGNLAEELLKNADIALYYAKDKGKNNFQFYSYALKAL